The stretch of DNA TTAATAAAAATTTGAAGGTGGTGTCGATTTGAAAGACTCGAAAGTTAGTACGTCGGGTATGCCTTATTTGCATTTTGGCAATGGTGAACCTTTAGTTCTGATTCATGGTTTAGGAGAAGTGAAGGAAGGATGGAATTCACAATTTGAATTAGCGGATCAGTATGAGTTAATCATACCGGATTTGCGCGGGCATGGTGAATGTACCAAAGTAGAAGGGATAACTATTCCAAATTTCGCATCAGATGTTATTAGTTTATTAAACGAGTTGAAAATTGAAAACGCTCACATTTTAGGCTTGTCTATGGGCGGTGCAGTCGCTCAAGAAATTTATCGTCAAGCTCCCCACCTAGTCCGTTCTCTCATGTTGATCAGTACATTCCACTTCTTCCCAAAAAAACTTAGAAAACCATTATTAAAATTTAAGAAAGTGAGGTTAGGTGTTGCTGCAACTGATGACGACCTAAAGGAAACCGCAGCCCATATGGCCCTATATTCTTGGACGGAAGAAAATATGAAACACTTTAAGCATTATTTTCAGCCAAAGCGCAACATATTTTTAAAATCTTTAAAAGCTTGTTTCCAAGTTAACAATATTTCTTTGTTACCAACTATAAAAGTTCCAACTCTCATTATCGGGTGTCAGTATGACTCTGTTTTACCTGTTTGGATTCAATACTGTATGCACAAGCTGATACCCGATTCTGAATTTATTATTATGAGAAACTCGGGGCATTTAGCTAAATTAGAAGCAACAAACCGGTTTAATATTCTGCTAAGAAAGTTCTTAAACCGGCACAAGGCTGCTGCTTGATTTATTTTAGCGGGAAGGATGGGCGTCCTTCCCGTTTAAAATAAAGTACTTTATGAATATACAGGTTGAATTTCTTCCGATCTTGATGAGAGCCATTTATCAGCAAAAACTGCAAATATCCCAGTCAAAGCGAGAGAAACATGACCTGCTTCTACTACCTGATAAGTTTTGTCTTCACTTGAAACAAGTTCCATAACCGGAAGACTTTGCGGCTCTAAGACAAGTGTATCCCTTGAAGTAGATAAGACAAAGAGAGGACACTTAATATTGTTTAAATCAACTCTTTTACCGCCAATCATTAATTCTCCTTTTATCAACTTGTTTTCTTTATATAAATCGTTAAACAGCTGCTTAAAAGCTGCTCCAGAAAATGATGCAGAGTCTTTTGTCCATTTGTCCATTCGACGCCATTTTTCAACATAGTCCTCATCATAGGCTCGTGTAATTAAGTTAACCATAGGACTTATATATACGGGAGATAGACCTCTAAACATTCCATACATAATTTCAGGTGGGATTACACCATAAACATCTGCAAACTGATCAAAATTTAATCTTCCGTTTTGAAGTCCCTCCAGCCATTTTGCCGGAACGATTCCGATACTAAAATCAACCGGTATCGTAGATAGAACAAGATTTTTTATTGGAAGTTCTGTAATAGAAGCAAGAATAGCCGAAATTGTTCCACCTAAACAAT from Neobacillus sp. CF12 encodes:
- a CDS encoding alpha/beta hydrolase, with amino-acid sequence MKDSKVSTSGMPYLHFGNGEPLVLIHGLGEVKEGWNSQFELADQYELIIPDLRGHGECTKVEGITIPNFASDVISLLNELKIENAHILGLSMGGAVAQEIYRQAPHLVRSLMLISTFHFFPKKLRKPLLKFKKVRLGVAATDDDLKETAAHMALYSWTEENMKHFKHYFQPKRNIFLKSLKACFQVNNISLLPTIKVPTLIIGCQYDSVLPVWIQYCMHKLIPDSEFIIMRNSGHLAKLEATNRFNILLRKFLNRHKAAA
- a CDS encoding alpha/beta fold hydrolase — protein: MNAQEMAKDIIPPFNLDKDSKRWEQVYKIINGPKPEIIPTPRESVWKKNKSTLWFHPAKEKKYKVPLFFVYSLLNKSYILDIGEGSSVIGGLTDLGYDVYLLDWGSPGYEDSNLSLDNYVLDYLEVAIKRAIRHSRANEISLVGYCLGGTISAILASITELPIKNLVLSTIPVDFSIGIVPAKWLEGLQNGRLNFDQFADVYGVIPPEIMYGMFRGLSPVYISPMVNLITRAYDEDYVEKWRRMDKWTKDSASFSGAAFKQLFNDLYKENKLIKGELMIGGKRVDLNNIKCPLFVLSTSRDTLVLEPQSLPVMELVSSEDKTYQVVEAGHVSLALTGIFAVFADKWLSSRSEEIQPVYS